The following are encoded together in the Candidatus Flexicrinis proximus genome:
- a CDS encoding glycoside hydrolase family 9 protein, translating into MRRLLLSLLLASFLILLPAAAQDAPLAPEEIRGEVVYIPYPVPLTLDGDLSDWAGVPWVTVDRGTQLSPDPANNGSFRFALASDGDRTLFVAMTSVDGVIVTGQHGPDFWNEDSLEFYLNLTGDFGADAYDSGIFQVNINPGDIGLADPAAVTLSGTNATSSGTRALVFATPDGWGFEAAVPLPFSPSHGLEIGLQAHANGSNEGSRSVKLIWSNADTADASYNTPSVFGRGLFFSIGSDDIPQPSVVIEEVPLPFIAVNQTGYAPSAIKIAVYPYASTANGTAFTLVDTATNASVYAGFTAPGFLDDASGDTVSLIDFSAFTTPGTYILRVNDAVSVPFRIASGLYAPLAIDALRYFYLNRSGIELTADHAGQPYARPAGHLTDNAVTCFNGTDAAGRTWPGCDYRLDASGGWYDAGDYGKYVVNAGISAWTLLNLYERFPDAVPDSALNIPESGDGIPDVLSEARWEVDWMLRMQIPAGQPNAGLVHHKLHGLQWDGLPQLPAPDFDVNDPARGRYLMPVSTAATLKLAAVAAQCARIWRDIDPAFADRCLTAAVTAYDAAIQSPGLYYDPQVPGNGGGPYDDQNLADEFFWAAAELLSTTGERLYLNGVLANVEVMEPAGFEAGQQDSLYWGDVTLLALIRLATGENIPADIQADARTYLLTVAGHSAAQLSREGYRTPLADYAWGSNSDALNKALVMAYAYDLTADPVYRDAVILTMDWILGRNALNFSFVSGYGTHAMQHPHHRVWADSPNGVYPPVPPGALAGGPNSNPSDTPAMNPEVAGQPRAKRYIDHIDSYSTNEVAINWNAPLAWVAAWLNQME; encoded by the coding sequence ATGCGCCGCCTTCTTTTGTCCCTTTTGCTCGCCTCATTTCTGATCTTGCTCCCCGCCGCCGCTCAGGACGCGCCCCTCGCCCCTGAAGAAATCCGCGGCGAAGTCGTCTACATCCCCTATCCCGTCCCGCTCACCCTCGACGGCGATCTCAGCGATTGGGCCGGCGTTCCTTGGGTCACCGTCGACCGCGGCACCCAGCTCTCGCCGGACCCCGCCAATAACGGCTCCTTCCGCTTCGCCCTCGCCAGTGATGGCGACCGCACCCTCTTCGTCGCCATGACCTCCGTCGATGGCGTCATCGTCACCGGCCAGCACGGCCCGGACTTCTGGAACGAGGATTCGCTGGAGTTCTACCTTAACCTCACCGGCGACTTCGGCGCCGACGCCTACGACTCCGGCATCTTCCAGGTCAACATCAACCCCGGCGATATCGGCCTCGCCGATCCCGCCGCCGTCACCCTCAGCGGCACCAACGCCACGTCCTCCGGCACCCGCGCCCTCGTCTTCGCCACCCCCGATGGCTGGGGCTTCGAGGCCGCCGTTCCGCTCCCGTTCTCCCCCAGCCACGGCCTCGAAATCGGCCTTCAGGCCCACGCCAACGGCTCCAACGAGGGTAGTCGCTCCGTCAAGCTCATCTGGTCCAACGCCGACACCGCCGATGCCAGCTACAATACCCCCAGCGTCTTTGGCCGCGGCCTCTTCTTCAGTATTGGCAGCGACGACATCCCGCAGCCCAGCGTCGTCATCGAGGAGGTTCCTTTGCCCTTCATCGCCGTCAACCAGACCGGCTACGCGCCCTCCGCCATCAAGATCGCCGTCTATCCCTATGCCTCGACCGCCAACGGCACCGCCTTCACCCTCGTCGATACTGCCACCAACGCCAGCGTCTATGCCGGATTCACCGCGCCCGGCTTCCTCGACGACGCCTCCGGCGATACCGTCAGCCTGATCGACTTCTCCGCCTTTACCACCCCCGGCACCTACATCCTGCGCGTCAATGACGCCGTCAGCGTCCCCTTCCGCATCGCCTCCGGCCTCTACGCGCCTCTCGCCATCGACGCCTTGCGCTATTTCTACCTCAACCGCAGCGGCATCGAGCTCACCGCTGACCACGCCGGCCAGCCTTACGCCCGTCCCGCCGGCCACCTCACCGATAACGCTGTCACCTGCTTCAACGGCACCGACGCCGCCGGCCGCACCTGGCCTGGCTGCGACTACCGCCTCGACGCCAGCGGCGGCTGGTATGACGCCGGCGACTATGGCAAATACGTCGTCAACGCTGGTATCTCCGCCTGGACGCTGCTCAACCTCTACGAGCGCTTCCCGGACGCCGTGCCCGATTCCGCGCTCAATATCCCGGAGAGCGGCGACGGCATCCCCGACGTCCTCAGCGAAGCCCGCTGGGAAGTCGACTGGATGCTCCGCATGCAGATTCCCGCTGGACAACCTAACGCCGGCCTCGTCCATCACAAGCTCCACGGCCTCCAGTGGGACGGCCTGCCGCAGCTTCCCGCGCCCGACTTCGACGTCAATGATCCCGCCCGTGGCCGCTATCTCATGCCCGTCAGCACCGCCGCCACCCTCAAACTCGCCGCCGTCGCCGCCCAATGCGCCCGCATCTGGCGCGACATCGACCCCGCCTTCGCCGACCGCTGCCTCACCGCCGCGGTCACCGCCTACGACGCCGCGATCCAGAGCCCGGGCTTGTACTACGACCCGCAGGTTCCCGGTAACGGCGGCGGTCCCTACGACGATCAGAATCTGGCCGACGAGTTCTTCTGGGCGGCTGCCGAACTCCTCAGCACCACCGGCGAGCGCCTATATCTGAATGGTGTCCTCGCCAATGTCGAAGTCATGGAACCCGCCGGTTTCGAGGCCGGCCAGCAGGACTCGCTCTATTGGGGCGATGTCACCCTCTTGGCCCTCATCCGGCTGGCGACTGGCGAGAACATCCCGGCGGACATCCAGGCCGATGCGCGGACCTACCTGCTGACCGTCGCCGGCCACTCTGCCGCCCAGCTCTCGCGTGAAGGCTACCGCACGCCGCTGGCTGACTACGCTTGGGGCTCCAACTCCGACGCCCTCAACAAAGCGCTGGTCATGGCCTATGCCTACGACCTCACCGCTGATCCCGTCTACCGCGATGCCGTCATCCTCACCATGGACTGGATCCTCGGCCGTAACGCCCTCAACTTCAGCTTCGTCTCCGGCTATGGCACCCACGCCATGCAGCACCCGCACCACCGCGTCTGGGCCGACAGTCCCAACGGCGTCTATCCGCCCGTGCCTCCCGGCGCCCTCGCCGGCGGCCCCAATTCCAATCCGTCCGATACTCCGGCCATGAATCCCGAGGTCGCCGGTCAGCCGCGCGCCAAGCGCTACATCGACCACATCGACTCGTATTCCACCAATGAGGTCGCCATCAACTGGAACGCACCGCTGGCCTGGGTCGCCGCCTGGCTCAACCAGATGGAGTAA
- a CDS encoding helix-turn-helix transcriptional regulator, with protein MIHIHLTPDALLKTRFTYSPLIETMISFRYLTLNKGTPIHRRWADGARRTLEQLELPLMRGLVAGRSCIPDFLTPTPTHLETGSEPDFERVLNTPHEEVAADLAYLCKASGETEMRLTVRAHPSEYLPALVDELRQYWGLVLAPMWPSLLAIVEGDILYRARLLALEGNHRLLNDLSPMASFDGSALRLNKAYGKSDSHHVIDGEGLHLVPSVFTLDDTMWQIVPQYKPMVIYGARGVGSHVAPPDLDDTLELIMGGARASVLQGLEDTPATTTELAHHLHLTAGAVSQHLTLLHRAGLVNPQRSGKRVYYQISNKGAELLRLFR; from the coding sequence ATGATTCACATCCACCTGACACCGGACGCGCTGCTGAAGACGCGTTTCACATACAGTCCGCTGATCGAGACGATGATCAGCTTCCGCTACCTGACACTCAACAAAGGAACCCCGATTCACCGGCGCTGGGCAGACGGCGCGCGGCGGACGCTGGAGCAGCTCGAGCTGCCGCTGATGCGCGGCCTGGTGGCGGGGCGCTCGTGCATCCCGGACTTCCTGACGCCGACGCCGACACACCTGGAGACCGGCTCCGAGCCGGATTTCGAGCGGGTGCTGAACACGCCGCACGAGGAAGTCGCGGCGGATCTGGCGTACCTGTGCAAGGCGAGCGGCGAGACGGAGATGCGGCTGACGGTGCGCGCGCATCCGAGCGAATACCTGCCGGCGCTGGTGGACGAACTGCGGCAGTACTGGGGGCTGGTGCTGGCGCCGATGTGGCCGAGCCTGCTGGCGATTGTGGAAGGCGACATCCTGTACCGGGCGCGGCTGCTGGCGCTGGAAGGCAACCACAGACTGTTGAACGACCTGAGTCCGATGGCGAGCTTCGACGGTAGCGCGCTGCGGCTGAATAAAGCCTACGGGAAGTCCGACTCGCACCACGTGATCGACGGCGAAGGGCTGCATCTGGTGCCGAGCGTGTTTACGCTCGACGATACGATGTGGCAGATCGTGCCGCAGTATAAGCCGATGGTGATTTACGGGGCGCGGGGGGTCGGGAGCCACGTGGCACCGCCCGATCTGGACGACACCTTGGAGCTGATTATGGGCGGGGCGCGGGCGAGCGTCCTGCAAGGGCTGGAAGATACGCCGGCCACGACCACCGAACTGGCGCACCACCTGCACCTGACTGCCGGGGCCGTCAGCCAACACCTGACCCTACTCCACCGGGCCGGGCTGGTGAATCCGCAGCGCAGCGGCAAGCGCGTGTACTACCAGATTTCGAACAAAGGCGCCGAACTGCTCAGGCTTTTCAGGTAG
- a CDS encoding beta-N-acetylhexosaminidase, which produces MRQEWFAVPKYRTARRLWFAGLLLLAVSSVESITVPVNAQEQQTETPAARALARLIPMPASVSAGEGVFTISGETRIVLDQMEITPAGQALADVLNPAFGIQAETTMAPPDPQNMIVLSIIGGETLGSEGYRLNITPERVTLEAHTAAGAFYGVQTLKQLLPAKLEGASAELPAAEITDRPRFAYRGVMLDVARHFFGTADVKRVIDLMAAYKLNRLHLHLTDDQGWRIEIESWPALTTIGSQTEVGGGEGGYYTQADYREIVAYAAARYVEIVPEIDMPGHTNAALASYGELNCDGQARQLYTGTEVGFSSLCAGEEVTYDFVDDVVRELAAMTPGAYLHIGGDESKSTTDEDYRLFMGQVQRIVAAHGKQAIGWEEMAQTPLAAGTVVQHWFSDFARGAVEQGAKVILSPASKAYLDMKYDEATPLGLSWAGTSDTRDSYSWEPATLIAGVGESDIYGVEAPLWSETLETIEDIEYMLFPRLMGIAEIGWSPAEGRAWDEYKVRLAAHGPRLTAMDVNFYRDAAVAWEE; this is translated from the coding sequence ATCCGACAGGAGTGGTTTGCCGTGCCGAAATACCGCACTGCCAGACGACTGTGGTTTGCAGGTCTCTTATTGTTGGCCGTCTCCTCAGTAGAAAGCATTACAGTCCCCGTGAACGCACAAGAACAGCAAACAGAAACACCCGCAGCGCGGGCACTTGCCCGTCTGATCCCGATGCCAGCCTCGGTCAGCGCGGGGGAGGGCGTGTTTACGATCAGCGGCGAGACGCGGATCGTGCTCGACCAGATGGAGATCACCCCGGCCGGGCAAGCGCTGGCGGACGTGCTGAACCCGGCCTTCGGGATACAGGCCGAGACGACGATGGCGCCGCCCGACCCGCAGAACATGATCGTGCTGTCGATCATCGGCGGGGAGACGCTGGGCAGCGAGGGCTACCGGCTGAACATCACGCCGGAGCGGGTAACACTGGAAGCGCACACGGCAGCGGGAGCGTTCTACGGGGTGCAGACGCTAAAACAGCTGCTGCCGGCGAAACTGGAGGGCGCGAGCGCCGAGCTGCCGGCGGCGGAGATCACGGACCGGCCGCGGTTCGCCTACCGCGGGGTGATGCTGGACGTAGCGCGGCACTTCTTCGGGACGGCGGACGTCAAGCGGGTGATCGACCTGATGGCGGCGTACAAGCTGAACCGGCTGCACCTGCACCTGACGGACGACCAGGGCTGGCGGATCGAGATCGAGTCGTGGCCGGCGCTGACGACGATCGGGAGCCAGACGGAAGTCGGCGGCGGCGAAGGCGGATATTACACACAGGCGGACTACCGCGAGATCGTGGCGTATGCCGCGGCGCGGTACGTGGAAATCGTACCGGAGATCGACATGCCGGGACACACCAACGCGGCGCTGGCTTCTTATGGGGAACTGAACTGCGACGGCCAGGCACGGCAGTTATATACCGGCACGGAAGTCGGGTTCAGCTCGTTGTGCGCCGGCGAAGAAGTCACCTACGACTTCGTCGACGACGTGGTGCGCGAACTGGCGGCGATGACGCCGGGGGCGTACCTGCACATCGGCGGCGACGAATCGAAATCGACGACCGACGAGGATTACCGGCTGTTCATGGGCCAGGTGCAGCGGATCGTGGCAGCGCACGGCAAGCAGGCCATCGGCTGGGAAGAGATGGCGCAGACGCCGCTGGCGGCCGGCACGGTCGTACAGCACTGGTTCAGCGATTTCGCACGGGGCGCGGTGGAACAAGGCGCCAAGGTGATCCTTTCGCCGGCCTCGAAGGCCTACCTGGATATGAAGTACGACGAGGCGACGCCGCTGGGGCTGAGTTGGGCCGGGACGAGCGACACCCGCGATTCGTACAGTTGGGAGCCGGCCACCCTGATCGCCGGCGTGGGCGAATCCGATATCTACGGGGTCGAGGCGCCGCTGTGGTCAGAGACGCTGGAGACGATCGAAGACATCGAATACATGCTGTTTCCGCGGTTGATGGGGATTGCGGAAATCGGCTGGTCGCCCGCTGAGGGGCGCGCGTGGGACGAGTATAAGGTACGGCTAGCGGCGCATGGGCCGCGGCTGACCGCAATGGACGTGAACTTCTACCGCGACGCGGCCGTGGCCTGGGAAGAGTAA
- a CDS encoding nitroreductase family deazaflavin-dependent oxidoreductase has translation MSTQTLIHTPPLWERGMKYLNPFVVGLLRSPLHGLVSNHLLVITVRGRKSGKLYHAPVEYHQDGNQIVVISEARRVWWRNLLGDADVMLHLRGFDVHAVGSVITDPVAVSNAAIEIFHFSPVRAMEFAEKKVLLRLRLSAVPMGHAS, from the coding sequence ATGTCCACCCAAACTTTGATCCACACGCCACCTTTATGGGAACGCGGGATGAAGTATCTGAACCCGTTTGTCGTCGGTCTCCTGCGCTCGCCGCTCCACGGTCTCGTGAGCAACCATCTGCTCGTCATCACCGTGCGCGGCCGCAAATCCGGTAAGCTCTACCACGCCCCGGTCGAGTATCATCAGGACGGCAACCAGATCGTCGTCATCAGCGAAGCCCGCCGCGTCTGGTGGCGCAACCTGCTTGGCGATGCCGACGTCATGCTCCATCTGCGCGGCTTCGACGTCCACGCTGTCGGCTCGGTCATCACCGACCCCGTCGCCGTCTCAAACGCCGCCATCGAGATCTTCCACTTCTCGCCTGTGCGCGCCATGGAATTTGCCGAGAAGAAGGTGCTCCTGCGCCTGCGCCTCAGCGCCGTGCCCATGGGCCACGCCAGCTAA
- a CDS encoding acetamidase/formamidase family protein, with amino-acid sequence MPTTHIIPLERRNLHGHFSPGLAPIARIQPGDTVVSSTLDANWFAGKIDPELAAPKPKFEPRTSPEDDGHALIGPIYIEGAQPGQTLAIDIKDLKPGNWGWSAGGGGDTWINRHFGWTALDARIWQVWDLDTAAMIGRDQDGHSVTLRPFLGLIGMPPPEAGVHSTTPPRVWGGNLDCKSLTVGTTLYLPVPVEGGLLSFGDGHAAQGDGEVSGVALECPMERVELTIDVRDDFPVSGPVANTPDGWLTMALNSDLNIAALEALGAMVDLMAALLKVDRKTALGLAGTAVDLRITQIANRVNGVHALLPHGAIR; translated from the coding sequence ATGCCCACAACCCACATTATCCCCCTGGAACGCCGCAACCTGCATGGACATTTCTCGCCCGGACTGGCGCCGATTGCGCGAATCCAGCCCGGCGACACGGTGGTGAGCAGCACACTGGACGCCAACTGGTTTGCCGGCAAGATCGACCCGGAGCTGGCGGCGCCCAAACCGAAGTTCGAGCCGCGGACGTCCCCTGAGGACGACGGTCACGCGCTGATCGGCCCAATCTACATCGAGGGCGCGCAGCCGGGGCAGACGCTGGCGATCGACATCAAAGACCTGAAGCCGGGGAACTGGGGCTGGTCCGCGGGCGGCGGCGGAGACACCTGGATCAACCGGCACTTCGGCTGGACGGCGCTGGACGCACGGATATGGCAGGTGTGGGATCTGGACACGGCGGCGATGATCGGACGCGACCAGGACGGACACAGCGTCACGCTCAGGCCGTTCCTGGGCCTGATCGGGATGCCGCCGCCCGAAGCCGGAGTCCACAGCACGACGCCGCCACGGGTGTGGGGCGGCAACCTGGACTGCAAGTCGCTGACAGTGGGAACAACGCTGTACCTGCCGGTGCCGGTGGAAGGTGGACTGCTGTCGTTCGGCGACGGGCATGCGGCGCAGGGCGACGGCGAGGTGAGCGGCGTGGCGCTGGAATGCCCCATGGAGCGCGTGGAGCTGACGATCGACGTGCGCGACGACTTTCCGGTCTCCGGGCCGGTTGCGAACACGCCGGACGGCTGGCTGACGATGGCGCTGAATAGCGACCTGAACATCGCGGCCCTGGAGGCGCTCGGCGCGATGGTCGACCTAATGGCGGCGCTGCTGAAGGTGGACCGCAAGACGGCGCTGGGGCTGGCCGGGACGGCGGTTGACCTGCGGATCACGCAGATCGCCAACCGCGTCAACGGGGTGCACGCGCTGCTGCCGCACGGCGCGATCCGCTAA
- a CDS encoding choline dehydrogenase has translation MTAFDYIIVGAGAAGCVLANRLSADPSVSVLLLEAGGRDRNPYIQIPAAFSKLFRTAADWNYEAEGPLPGQSQYWPRGKVLGGSDSINAMMYVRGHAHDFDHWAALGNPGWSYADVLPYFRRAEDNRTPDAPSLGQGGPLHIDAPRSVNPLTQAFVAASQSLGLAPNPDYNGPNQDGVAFTALKQKNGSRWSAAAAYLKPALSRPNLTVQTHAQVSRILFEGRRASGVEYRSGGVRQSHARREVILCGGAINSPQLLMLSGIGPAAHLREHGIDLIADLPGVGQNLQDHPASGTSFACTQPVTLVNGEKLPALLAYLARRRGPLTSNVAEAIAFIRTRAGISAPDIEIIFAPTYFDYHGFRSPKGHGFTVGSILLRPKSRGQITLRSADPFTAPLIQPRYFSDPDDLATMVEGVKFTRQIANAAPFDAYRGSEAMPGAAAYTDAELGDYVRERFQSLYHPVGTCKMGIDSDPLAVVDPQLRVRGVDGLRVVDASVMPTLIGGHTVAPTIMIAEKAADLIRGQAFFSPSRRCGGGASTN, from the coding sequence ATGACCGCATTTGACTACATTATCGTTGGGGCAGGAGCGGCGGGCTGCGTGCTCGCCAACCGTCTCAGCGCCGACCCTTCTGTTTCCGTCCTTCTGCTGGAAGCCGGCGGCCGGGATCGCAACCCGTATATCCAGATCCCGGCGGCCTTCTCGAAGCTCTTCCGCACCGCCGCCGACTGGAACTACGAAGCCGAAGGGCCGCTCCCCGGTCAATCCCAGTACTGGCCGCGCGGCAAAGTCCTCGGCGGCTCGGACTCGATCAACGCTATGATGTACGTCCGCGGCCACGCCCATGACTTCGACCATTGGGCGGCGCTCGGCAATCCGGGCTGGAGTTATGCCGATGTCCTGCCTTACTTCCGCCGCGCCGAGGACAACCGCACGCCGGATGCGCCCTCTCTGGGGCAGGGCGGACCGCTGCATATCGACGCTCCCCGCTCCGTAAACCCGCTGACTCAGGCCTTCGTCGCGGCAAGTCAATCGCTCGGCCTCGCCCCCAATCCCGACTACAACGGTCCCAATCAGGACGGCGTCGCCTTTACCGCCCTCAAGCAGAAGAACGGCAGCCGTTGGAGCGCCGCCGCGGCCTACCTCAAACCCGCCTTGTCGCGCCCCAACCTGACCGTGCAGACCCATGCCCAGGTCTCCCGCATCCTGTTCGAGGGCCGCCGTGCCTCCGGCGTCGAATACCGCTCCGGGGGTGTCCGGCAGTCCCACGCGCGGCGCGAAGTGATCCTCTGCGGCGGCGCGATCAACTCACCGCAGCTGCTGATGCTGTCAGGTATTGGCCCGGCGGCGCACCTGCGCGAACACGGCATCGATCTCATCGCAGACCTCCCCGGCGTCGGCCAAAATCTTCAGGATCATCCCGCCAGCGGCACCAGCTTCGCCTGCACCCAGCCTGTCACCCTCGTCAACGGCGAAAAGCTCCCGGCGCTGCTGGCCTATCTCGCCCGCAGGCGCGGCCCCCTCACCTCCAACGTGGCCGAAGCCATTGCCTTTATCCGCACCCGCGCCGGCATCTCCGCGCCCGACATCGAGATCATCTTCGCGCCCACCTATTTCGACTATCATGGCTTCCGCAGCCCCAAAGGGCATGGCTTCACCGTGGGCAGTATCCTGCTTCGCCCCAAAAGCCGCGGCCAGATCACGCTGCGCTCCGCCGACCCTTTCACTGCGCCCTTGATCCAACCGCGCTACTTCAGCGACCCCGACGATCTGGCGACCATGGTCGAAGGCGTCAAGTTCACCCGCCAGATCGCCAACGCCGCCCCTTTTGACGCCTATCGCGGGTCTGAGGCCATGCCAGGAGCCGCGGCCTATACCGACGCCGAGTTGGGTGACTATGTGCGTGAGCGCTTCCAGAGCCTCTACCATCCGGTTGGCACCTGTAAAATGGGCATCGACTCCGACCCGCTGGCTGTCGTCGATCCCCAGCTTCGCGTGCGCGGCGTCGATGGTCTTCGCGTCGTCGATGCCTCGGTCATGCCCACGCTCATCGGCGGCCACACCGTCGCGCCCACCATCATGATCGCCGAAAAAGCCGCCGACCTCATCCGCGGACAGGCTTTTTTTAGTCCCTCGCGGAGGTGTGGAGGCGGCGCCTCCACAAACTAA
- a CDS encoding FAD-dependent oxidoreductase, translating into MLIIGAGVAGLTAARYLQEAGYRDITVLEGRDRIGGRTWTSEAWRDIPLDMGASWIQGIEDNPIWELAQSAGIETVETSEEGVVAYYADGTPLSEAEMEELDQSAEALLSEAEPDDDEDEDYSLQEAIDELLADETLSAEERQALDFWLGTTIGHEYAAELHELSALSWSEDEGMGGASVIFPNGYKQIVELLAADVAIELAQVVREIHLENGGVRVVTDRGEFRAERCLLTVPLGVLKSGKIAFNPPLPAAKQEAIAALGMGLLNKLYLRFPSVFWDQEAGWINYLAPEKGEWMSWLNLNRYLGVPVLMAFNSGDYGRQIEALGDTEIVARAMDTLRRLYGEDIPEPDQWQITRWASDPFSFGSYSFNAVGSNSDTRDALAEPIDGVLYFAGEATVSDFPATVHGAYLSGIRAAEALIEDW; encoded by the coding sequence ATCCTGATCATCGGCGCGGGGGTGGCCGGACTGACGGCCGCCAGGTATCTGCAGGAGGCCGGCTACCGCGACATCACCGTCCTTGAGGGCCGCGACCGTATCGGCGGGCGCACCTGGACGAGCGAGGCGTGGCGCGATATCCCGCTCGATATGGGCGCCTCGTGGATTCAGGGCATCGAGGACAACCCGATCTGGGAACTGGCGCAGTCGGCGGGGATCGAGACAGTCGAGACGAGCGAAGAAGGGGTTGTCGCCTACTACGCCGATGGCACGCCGCTCTCCGAGGCCGAAATGGAGGAGCTTGACCAGAGCGCCGAAGCCCTGCTGTCGGAAGCCGAGCCGGACGATGACGAAGACGAGGATTACTCGCTGCAGGAGGCCATCGACGAACTGCTGGCCGATGAAACGCTGAGTGCCGAAGAACGGCAGGCGCTCGATTTCTGGCTCGGCACGACAATCGGCCATGAGTACGCGGCCGAACTGCATGAGCTTTCGGCCCTGTCGTGGTCGGAGGACGAGGGGATGGGCGGCGCGTCGGTCATCTTCCCCAACGGCTATAAGCAGATCGTGGAGCTGCTGGCGGCGGACGTTGCCATTGAGCTGGCGCAGGTTGTACGGGAAATCCACCTGGAAAACGGCGGCGTGCGGGTCGTGACCGACCGTGGCGAGTTTCGGGCCGAGCGCTGCCTGCTGACCGTGCCGCTGGGTGTACTGAAGTCAGGGAAGATCGCCTTTAACCCTCCCCTGCCCGCTGCCAAACAGGAAGCCATCGCAGCGCTGGGCATGGGACTGCTCAACAAGCTCTACCTGCGCTTCCCCTCGGTCTTCTGGGACCAGGAGGCGGGATGGATCAATTACCTCGCGCCGGAAAAGGGCGAGTGGATGTCCTGGCTGAACCTGAACCGCTATCTGGGCGTGCCGGTGCTGATGGCCTTCAACTCAGGCGATTACGGGCGCCAGATCGAAGCGCTCGGCGACACGGAAATCGTGGCACGGGCGATGGACACGCTCAGACGCCTCTATGGCGAAGATATCCCCGAGCCGGATCAGTGGCAGATCACCCGCTGGGCGTCTGATCCGTTCAGCTTCGGCTCGTACTCCTTCAACGCGGTCGGCTCGAACTCCGACACCCGCGATGCCCTGGCGGAGCCGATTGACGGCGTCCTGTATTTTGCAGGCGAAGCGACGGTGTCGGACTTCCCGGCGACGGTGCACGGCGCCTACCTGTCGGGGATCCGCGCGGCGGAAGCCCTGATTGAGGACTGGTAA